The following coding sequences are from one Methanosarcina sp. WWM596 window:
- a CDS encoding helix-turn-helix transcriptional regulator, which yields MSGFKIYREMGDDVQAIYRSRLITEILLSLNESSRKLSQLREITRSTSQAIIPKLRKLEADHLIETKEHEYYLTQTGKVVASRLSNSFATVGTINKFKHFWSGHYLERIPGPLLKEIGCLYESEVLNDKGTKILNVYNNQLKMIKEAGHIHGISSVVTEGYADSISERVKERIPVELIFPLHIADELKQSPYLEKIDALKDYENFKLMSLMKILKRGSLLRINGFP from the coding sequence ATGAGCGGCTTCAAAATATATAGGGAGATGGGAGATGACGTCCAGGCAATATACAGGTCAAGACTTATAACCGAGATCCTTTTATCGTTAAACGAAAGCAGCAGAAAGCTTTCCCAGTTGCGTGAGATTACCAGGAGTACATCCCAGGCAATAATTCCAAAACTCAGAAAACTCGAAGCGGATCATCTGATAGAAACAAAAGAACACGAGTACTACCTGACTCAAACAGGAAAAGTTGTGGCTTCAAGATTATCTAATTCTTTTGCAACAGTAGGAACAATTAATAAATTCAAACATTTCTGGTCGGGACATTACCTTGAAAGAATTCCCGGTCCCCTCTTAAAAGAAATCGGATGTCTTTACGAGTCTGAAGTCCTCAATGATAAAGGTACGAAGATCCTTAATGTCTACAACAACCAGTTAAAAATGATTAAAGAGGCAGGTCATATACACGGCATATCGTCCGTGGTAACCGAAGGGTATGCTGATTCTATCTCTGAAAGAGTGAAAGAAAGAATCCCTGTCGAGCTTATATTTCCTCTTCATATTGCAGACGAACTGAAGCAATCGCCTTATCTGGAAAAAATAGACGCACTGAAAGATTATGAAAATTTCAAATTAATGTCATTGATGAAGATATTAAAGCGGGGCTCATTGTTACGGATAAACGGCTTTCCCTAA
- a CDS encoding helix-turn-helix domain-containing protein, whose product MHCRVPRVKCGDCGVLQIKVPWAREQSGFTLRMEAMILELAKKMSVLQVGKLPGENDKKLWRVVQHYVGKARSKEDFSDIFVVGIDETSCRSGNCAVQEVLSYEGADDKGRVTVRASDRTC is encoded by the coding sequence TTGCACTGTAGAGTTCCACGAGTAAAATGTGGAGATTGTGGAGTTCTCCAAATAAAAGTTCCCTGGGCTCGCGAACAAAGTGGTTTCACACTTCGAATGGAAGCTATGATCCTGGAACTTGCAAAAAAAATGTCAGTATTACAAGTTGGAAAGTTGCCTGGAGAAAACGACAAGAAGCTTTGGAGAGTCGTACAACATTACGTTGGCAAAGCAAGGTCAAAAGAGGACTTTTCTGATATATTTGTGGTTGGTATAGATGAAACTTCATGCCGCTCTGGCAACTGCGCTGTCCAGGAGGTGCTGTCCTACGAGGGTGCGGACGACAAGGGTCGTGTAACCGTCAGGGCTTCCGACCGAACCTGCTGA
- a CDS encoding Coenzyme F420 hydrogenase/dehydrogenase, beta subunit C-terminal domain, which produces MVRPGCGVCTNFTALKADISARAVGSPDGYTTLIVRTLVGQHLLESAVASGKLSTTMSST; this is translated from the coding sequence ATCGTCCGCCCCGGCTGTGGGGTCTGCACGAACTTTACCGCCCTCAAAGCCGACATTTCAGCCAGAGCTGTGGGAAGCCCTGACGGCTACACAACCCTTATCGTCCGAACCCTTGTCGGACAGCACCTCCTGGAAAGCGCAGTTGCCAGCGGGAAGCTGAGCACCACGATGAGCTCAACCTAG
- a CDS encoding transcriptional regulator FilR1 domain-containing protein yields the protein MNVIDEDIKAGLIVTDKRLSLSLYKKDGVEYDITTGLFSLDPKGIEWGERLFGYCKGQAESTKMQI from the coding sequence ATTAATGTCATTGATGAAGATATTAAAGCGGGGCTCATTGTTACGGATAAACGGCTTTCCCTAAGCCTGTACAAAAAAGATGGAGTTGAATACGACATCACTACAGGATTATTCAGTTTAGATCCGAAAGGCATTGAATGGGGAGAGAGGCTTTTTGGGTATTGTAAAGGGCAGGCAGAGTCCACAAAAATGCAAATTTGA
- a CDS encoding winged helix-turn-helix domain-containing protein, producing MASRLSDSFATVGTINKFKHFWSGHYLEGIPCSHLKKIRCLYESEVLNDKGTKILNVYNNQLKMIKEAGHIHSISSVVTEGYADSISERVKEGIPVELIVPPHIAEKLEQSPYLEKIDALKDYENFKLMVIDEDIKAGLIVTDKRLSLSLYKKDGVEYDITTELFSLDPKGIEWGERLFGYCKGKAEFTKIQI from the coding sequence GTGGCTTCAAGATTATCTGACTCTTTTGCGACAGTAGGAACAATTAATAAATTCAAACATTTCTGGTCGGGACATTACCTTGAAGGAATTCCCTGTTCCCATTTAAAAAAGATCAGATGTCTTTACGAGTCTGAAGTCCTCAATGATAAAGGTACGAAGATCCTTAATGTCTACAACAACCAGTTAAAAATGATTAAAGAGGCAGGTCATATACACAGCATATCGTCCGTGGTAACCGAAGGGTATGCTGATTCTATCTCTGAAAGAGTGAAAGAAGGAATCCCTGTCGAGCTTATAGTTCCCCCTCATATTGCGGAAAAATTGGAGCAATCGCCTTATCTGGAAAAAATAGACGCATTGAAAGATTATGAAAATTTCAAATTAATGGTCATTGATGAAGATATTAAAGCGGGGCTCATTGTTACGGATAAACGGCTTTCCCTAAGCCTGTACAAAAAAGATGGCGTTGAATACGACATCACCACAGAACTATTCAGTTTAGATCCGAAAGGCATTGAATGGGGAGAGAGGCTTTTTGGGTATTGTAAAGGGAAGGCAGAGTTCACAAAAATACAAATTTGA